From the Natronoarchaeum philippinense genome, the window TTAGCTTCCGTATCAATGCGTGGCTAGAAGAGCAAGGATACCTCGAAACAACCGGTGGAATTGCTGATCTTCTCTATCGATTTGGCCTGACACGCGAGCGTGTTCGTCCGATTCTCGCTAACGCCGGGATTGAGTGGTTCATGCGAACCCTCCTTCCCTCCCGGATACAGAACGCCCTCCCTGATGAATCTGGAGCAGTAACCCAAGGTGCGAAAGCTTCTGTCATTGACTGGGATGCTTCGAAGGCAGTTGCCAGTGGCCAAGGTCCGGTATACGTCCTTTCTGAAGACGAAACGGAACGAGAGAAAATCACAGACGAATTGATAAGCAAGCTAGATGGTCTTGAGCACGAGGGCACTGAAATAGTCTCTGCCGTCCCCTCTAGCGAGGTTTACGATGGCCCAGCTCGTGCCGACGGTCCGGACATTCTCCTTCGGCAGGCTCCTGGCGTTCACATTGAAGGAAAAATCGGCGACGTAGCTCCGTTTGGAACACCTGATCGATGGCGGGGAGAAAACAAAGAAACTGGACTATTCATTGCGTCTGGACCAGATATCAAAGCCGGTGAACAACTAGGTAGCATGGATATTACAGAGATTGCTCCAACTCTTTTACATCTACACGGCCAATCTATCCCCCAGAATCTTGATGACGATCCTCGAGTTGACATCTTTCAGGAAGGAACTGCCCCGGCTGAGACGGACGTTACGACAGCTCGTGCAGGGAAGATAGACAGTGATCAGGGAGCAACCGCCCACGAGGAGAGTGAAGTCAGTGACCGTCTTGCGGACCTCGGCTACCTAGAATGACTGCCGGTATCCGTCTGCATCGTTCTGTAAACTGCTTGGTGAACAGCATAAACGATGAGTGAATCCACTGTCGTCTTTTTCCACATTGCTTCAGGATCTTATGGAGGGGGTTCCCACATGCTGTATCGGCTCCTTTCGTCCATCGATCAGGGGTCGATCAATCCTGTTGTGCTCGCTCAACGAGACGACACACTCACCCGAAAGCTAAGGAAAGAGGGTATCCGCGTCGAAATTGTTCCCTTCCGCGGCAGCCTTGACTCGTACAATGAAGCACTTTTGACCGGGTCGATCAGCCTGAAAACTCGTTCTGCTTTTCGACTGCTTCAGTTCAACGCTGAAGCTCGATCCGTGCTACGGGACGCAGACGTGATCTGGTGTAAGAATCTCCGGGCGCTATTGTCGATTATCCCGTATTCGATACTGTCTGATGCACGGCTCCTCTGGAACATCGGGCTTGGAAACCCTTCAACTGGTTTCAGACGATATCTCAATACAACTGCAATTCGTGCAACCGACGAAATTCTGATTGAATCCCCCGTTCAGGCAGAACGGATCTTCACGGAGTCTCAGCTTCGGCGTGCCAGAGATAAATTGACTATTATAAGTAAAGGTATAGACACTGACCGATTTTCTCCATCCCCGAACCCTAAGCAGAATGAATTTCGGGTGGGTATGGCCTCCTTGATTACTCCGCGCAAACGAGTCGAGGATTTCATATCGGCGGCCACACGCATCAACGAAAGCGATCCAGATATTCGCTTCTCAATTGCCGGCTCACCGCCCGACGTGGACGACACCGAGTATCTCGATCGTCTTGAACGACTCGTCGCATCGAATGGTATAGAGGACGTGGTTACGTTTGAGGGGTGGGTTGACGATATGCCGAGCTTCTACAATTCGATCGATGTGTTTGTTCTCCCATCTCAAAATGAGGGCATACCTGGCTCAGTCAAGGAAGCTATGGCCACTGAGACTCCCGTTATCGCCACGAACGTCGGAGGAGTACCGGAGATCGTCGATCACCAAACGACTGGGTATCTCGTCAAGCCGAAATCGCCGTCACAGATTGCAGACTATCTTCTAGAACTCCGTGAGAACCCCGATCTAATGGACGAAATTGGACAGAATAGTCGCCAACGAATCGTAAATGAATACTCTATGGAAGCATATCTGCAACAGTACGAGACAATTCTTCAACGATAAGCATGGCTACGACACCCAATATTCTATTTATTGTGATGGATACGGCCCGGGCAAAAACGGTCTATAATGATCCAGAGGTGATGCCTAACTTCTACCGGATTGCCGAAGATGGTACGCTGTTTACGAACGCCTTCAGCACCGCTCCGTGGACACTACCATCTCACGCCTCGATGTTCTCTGGTCGGTATACTTCTGACCATGGAACACATGCAGGATCGACATCATTTGACCCAGACTACCCCCCATTAGCTCAACTCCTCAACAGGTCCGGATATCGCACTGCTGCATTCTCCAGTAACACATGGGTTGCTCCAGAATTCGGATTTCAACGGGGGTTCGAACACTTCAGCACGTGGTTAAAGATCGTCAACGGCGGCGTGGATCTCGAAGCGATCGCGAAGGAGAAAAACGGTCTCGTTGAACAAGGGGTGGCAGTCGGCAAGAGTTTGTTCAGGCGCGATGCCCACCGAACGATTCTCAACGCCCTTTACGCGAAGTTTTTCAAGGAGCGCTATGACTCAGGTGCAAGACTAAAGAATTGGAAGATTCGACGCTGGCTATCTTCTTACGGCAGCGACGACCGACCATTCTTTATTTTCGCCAATTATCTGGAGCCGCACTTAGAGTACGATCCGCCTGAGAAATTCCGGCCGAGGTTCTTACCCGAACATCTTGATCAGTCAGATTTCGACGGCCTCAACCAGAACGCTTGGGAGTATATCTGTGATCAAGTGCAAATGGATAATTCCGATTTTGAACTGCTGGAAGCGTTGTACAAGGCAGAACTCAATTATCTCGATTATCGGCTCGGAAATCTGTACGACTACCTTGATACGAGTGGATTACTTGAGGAGACCATGATCGTGATTGCTGGAGATCATGGCGAAAACATTGGTGATCATGGGCTGATGGATCATCAGTATTGTCTCTACGATTCGTTACTTCATGTTCCGCTGCTCGTTCGGTATCCGGACAAATTCCCGGCAGGTAAGCGATTTGATGGTCTCGTTGAGGTCCGGGATCTGTTTCCGACACTACTGGAAGTCGCGGACGCATCAACTGACGATGAAGCCGCTTCAAGCCGAAGTTTACAGCAAGCGCTTGAGCGTGGGGGACGTGAATACGTGCATGGAGAGTACGCCACTCCCCAACCATCCATAGAAGCACTGGAACAACGTGTCGGGCAAGTTCCTGCGGACGTGAAAGAGTACGATCGATCGTTGCGATCAGTTAGGTCGGATGAGTGGAAACTTATCGAAGGATTGGATGGAACAATAGAATTGTATAATATCGATTCAGATCCTAGCGAACAAAATGATGTCTCAAACGATTATTTAGATACCGTTGATGAACTCTCACAGCTATTGCGCAATCGTTTCTCAGAATTCTCAGATATACCACGTGAATCAGTTCAAATGAACTCATCGACAAAAGATAGACTCGAAGATCTTGGTTATTTGTAACTAACTAGTAAATATAAAAGAACCGTCTATTTGTATTTACTCACATCCAGACCTAATATTTTAAATAAGAGAAATATTACGCTGATACAAAGAGCAGCAACGGTTTTTGGACGCACCCTAATTCGAGTGGCTATTATCAGATATGATATTGCTTCACGGAAGTTGCCTTCTGTATGTTTTAGACGCCCGTGGCGGTGATATAGTTGGTGAACGAACTCACTGAAATGCAGTTTATATTCTGAAATACGCTGCCAGCCAAGCCAGAGAAAATGTAAATCTGCTTCAAATCGTAGTGAGGAGTCCGTAGTAGCTGATACTCCGCTCTCTTGCTTTCGAACCGTTACTATGTCCTCACAGAAACAGACACCAGCATCTTGCGCTGCTTCGAGCATGAAGAGGTGATCCTCTCGTCGCTGAAGTGATTCTTCAAATTGTACGTCCGTTTGATGGGTATCAAGTAGGATGGAGGGGGTTAGCGACCCGATCTGGCCAACAAATAGCTTCTGAATGAAATCTCCTGTCGTCATCTGCTGCCCTTCGACACACAGTCCGGCCCCGGTTTCGTGCATTCGCTTTAGCTGCCGTTCGAGTTTGTCGGGTTCCCATAGATCGTCCGCGTCGAGAAAGGCAACGTATCTCGTGTCGGCCCGCTCAAGGCCGACGTTGCGAGCCCATGCCGGCCCACGCTGGTCTGTGTCTTCCACGACTATCAATTCTGTCTGAACGGATTGCTGTTTAACCGATTCTTTCGCCTCTAATAACATGTTCTTTGGGGTATGAGTAGAACTATATGGAATAATAACAGAGACGGTAGTATTCATGCTCAGGTCTGGGGGCAGCGATAAAATAAACCTGTTCCTCAAGTAACGGCCACACAACGGCTTGATGACATTGGCTTCCTGACTGTCACTCAGACTGTAGACGGGATCAGCGTGATCAAGCGTATCCGAGATCTTTCAGCCTACTTTTTACTGTTTCGTCAGGCTCTACCGCGGTATTATCAACTTCATCTAAGTACTTTCGCTTTTCATGTAGTGTTTCTTCAAAGGAGCTGATGGATTCTCCAACGAATTGTACTCCTGCGTCATGATCTTGGTAGCCGTACCGCCCGTCAGGAGTGACCATGCCGTACAGCGGACTGTCCCGCTTGTCGAACGTTTCGAGTGCGGCCCCCTCCCGTTTGAATTGCTCCCGGTGAGAGTTCATGAACCCATGATACTCGACGAGACGATGACGGGGCTGAAAATCGTCATCAAGTAGATTCTGGCCGCGCCCGCCAACGTCAATTCCGGTGAGTGATCCAATCGTTGCGTGGACATCCAGAATACTCACCGGCTCTGATCTGGTAGTATCGGGAATCTCAGAGCCGCTAATAACCAGCGGAATTTGGGTTAGCTCCGGATATAAACCGTATCCGTGGTTCCAGAGACCATGTTCGCCAAGCATTTCGCCGTGATCTCCGAGAG encodes:
- a CDS encoding alkaline phosphatase family protein, whose product is MTTVVVGLDGASFELIDRWIDEGELPAIEQLVEDGVSSDLQSCVPPVTCPNWQAYATGTNPGKLGVFWWEYIDREEHDIYSTSSAENFNGTHYWNYLDGRSAVVNLPTSYPPSDIDGIHIAGGPGAEQSGYTSPAELETELQEEYDYKVHPEKLGELSVDSPDSDCIDEIYELIDNRFDIVEDLLTDGEYELIHVTVFYLNVLHHFFWDDEIVKAAWTKIDQRLERLLETDEMDRLFVMSDHGSNEIQVSFRINAWLEEQGYLETTGGIADLLYRFGLTRERVRPILANAGIEWFMRTLLPSRIQNALPDESGAVTQGAKASVIDWDASKAVASGQGPVYVLSEDETEREKITDELISKLDGLEHEGTEIVSAVPSSEVYDGPARADGPDILLRQAPGVHIEGKIGDVAPFGTPDRWRGENKETGLFIASGPDIKAGEQLGSMDITEIAPTLLHLHGQSIPQNLDDDPRVDIFQEGTAPAETDVTTARAGKIDSDQGATAHEESEVSDRLADLGYLE
- a CDS encoding glycosyltransferase family 4 protein produces the protein MSESTVVFFHIASGSYGGGSHMLYRLLSSIDQGSINPVVLAQRDDTLTRKLRKEGIRVEIVPFRGSLDSYNEALLTGSISLKTRSAFRLLQFNAEARSVLRDADVIWCKNLRALLSIIPYSILSDARLLWNIGLGNPSTGFRRYLNTTAIRATDEILIESPVQAERIFTESQLRRARDKLTIISKGIDTDRFSPSPNPKQNEFRVGMASLITPRKRVEDFISAATRINESDPDIRFSIAGSPPDVDDTEYLDRLERLVASNGIEDVVTFEGWVDDMPSFYNSIDVFVLPSQNEGIPGSVKEAMATETPVIATNVGGVPEIVDHQTTGYLVKPKSPSQIADYLLELRENPDLMDEIGQNSRQRIVNEYSMEAYLQQYETILQR
- a CDS encoding sulfatase family protein; protein product: MATTPNILFIVMDTARAKTVYNDPEVMPNFYRIAEDGTLFTNAFSTAPWTLPSHASMFSGRYTSDHGTHAGSTSFDPDYPPLAQLLNRSGYRTAAFSSNTWVAPEFGFQRGFEHFSTWLKIVNGGVDLEAIAKEKNGLVEQGVAVGKSLFRRDAHRTILNALYAKFFKERYDSGARLKNWKIRRWLSSYGSDDRPFFIFANYLEPHLEYDPPEKFRPRFLPEHLDQSDFDGLNQNAWEYICDQVQMDNSDFELLEALYKAELNYLDYRLGNLYDYLDTSGLLEETMIVIAGDHGENIGDHGLMDHQYCLYDSLLHVPLLVRYPDKFPAGKRFDGLVEVRDLFPTLLEVADASTDDEAASSRSLQQALERGGREYVHGEYATPQPSIEALEQRVGQVPADVKEYDRSLRSVRSDEWKLIEGLDGTIELYNIDSDPSEQNDVSNDYLDTVDELSQLLRNRFSEFSDIPRESVQMNSSTKDRLEDLGYL
- a CDS encoding glycosyltransferase family 2 protein — translated: MNTTVSVIIPYSSTHTPKNMLLEAKESVKQQSVQTELIVVEDTDQRGPAWARNVGLERADTRYVAFLDADDLWEPDKLERQLKRMHETGAGLCVEGQQMTTGDFIQKLFVGQIGSLTPSILLDTHQTDVQFEESLQRREDHLFMLEAAQDAGVCFCEDIVTVRKQESGVSATTDSSLRFEADLHFLWLGWQRISEYKLHFSEFVHQLYHRHGRLKHTEGNFREAISYLIIATRIRVRPKTVAALCISVIFLLFKILGLDVSKYK